The following coding sequences lie in one Rutidosis leptorrhynchoides isolate AG116_Rl617_1_P2 chromosome 4, CSIRO_AGI_Rlap_v1, whole genome shotgun sequence genomic window:
- the LOC139842869 gene encoding uncharacterized protein, translating into MGFLVIIPGNIEDTVKMCEFTDELGQHNCFSPLRSGDLDLENPLTPFCSPVKSFPMAQNNWIHDESPGPFSPKTTLDHKRNITKDQIGTRQGRKKIISLNIRGVGVGKDCKLGWIKSLCRMEKPNFLALQETKISSVDLNWICNLWGNNNCNFIQKENIGKFGGQLLIWDSSCFDVTNSFVSDFCVGIRGKWKSSGAEFNIVNVYGPHDDANKQKMWDFLYNIISNNDSHAWVICGDFNEVRSKDERLNSLYLEYRAKKFNELIEKSNLFDVPLGGRIFTRISDDGLKFSKLDRFLVNDAFQSLWCCIAAVALERKQSDHCPIILKDDEKNFGPKPIKVFDDWLEIDGIDQIIKDVWVDDGGGGSRKDCCLRNKLKKTKLEIKAKSLVKFGNLEGEIEMYKSIANSLEHKAELGQIDENERKQWLEARIEWF; encoded by the exons atgggctttttggtgataatcccggGGAATATTGAAGATACTGTCAAAATGTGTGAGTTCACAGACGAATTGGGCCAACATAATTGTTTCAGTCCATTAAGAAGTGGTGATCTAGATTTAGAAAATCCTCTTACACCATTTTGCAGTCCAGTAAAGTCTTTCCCTATGGCCCAAAACAATTGGATCCATGATGAATCTCCTGGGCCGTTTTCTCCTAAAACAACTCTGGATCATAAACGCAATATCACTAAAGATCAAATAGGTACGAGGCAAGGAAGGAAAAAG ATCATAAGCCTAAATATCAGAGGTGTTGGGGTGGGAAAAGATTGTAAACTTGGGTGGATTAAAAGCCTTTGTCGTATGGAAAAGCCAAATTTCCTGGCTCTTCAAGAAACAAAAATTAGTTCGGTTGATTTAAATTGGATATGTAATCTGTGGGGCAATAATAATTGCAATTTTATACAGAAAGAAAATATTGGGAAATTCGGGGGTCAATTATTGATATGGGACTCCTCCTGTTTTGATGTTACTAATTCCTTTGTGTCTGATTTTTGTGTTGGTATCCGAGGAAAATGGAAATCATCCGGTGCTGAGTTCAATATCGTTAATGTCTACGGGCCCCACGACGATGCAAACAAACAAAAGATGTGGGATTTTCTCTACAACATCATTTCAAATAATGATAGTCATGCTTGGGTCATTTGTGGAGACTTTAACGAAGTTAGAAGTAAAGACGAAAGGTTGAATTCTCTATATCTCGAGTATAGGGCAAAGAAGTTCAATGAATTAATCGAAAAATCCAATTTGTTTGATGTTCCTCTTGGCGGTAGAATTTTTACTCGTATAAGTGATGATGGTCTTAAATTTAGCAAGCTTGATCGCTTCCTCGTTAATGATGCTTTTCAATCTCTTTGGTGTTGTATTGCCGCCGTGGCTCTTGAAAGAAAACAGTCCGATCATTGCCCCATTATTTTGAAAGATGATGAAAAAAATTTCGGGCCAAAACCGATAAAAGTCTTTGATGATTGGCTCGAGATTGATGGTATTGATCAAATTATTAAGGATGTGTGGGTCGATGATGGTGGGGGTGGTAGTAGAAAAGATTGTTGTTTGCGAAATAAGTTGAAGAAAACAAAACTTGAGATTAAAGCAAAAAGCCTTGTAAAATTTGGAAATCTAGAGGGGGAAATCGAGATGTATAAGAGTATTGCAAATAGTCTTGAACATAAAGCCGAATTAGGCCAAATCGATGAGAATGAAAGGAAGCAGTGGTTAGAAGCAAGAATAGAATGGTTCTAA
- the LOC139842870 gene encoding uncharacterized protein, which translates to MRMKKVLTAEEIAGISFRKQDVNVQLEQEKASENVEQSPAASGNKRKAAETSAAQQKKKKMTPKQREDMRNDNFVPIEPRSAELLPPITEHVEETQPSTPRVNPDLQATATSKDKTIHVDSDSTPTPPQGSFRVANLSQLTQSSAENAAEQPAALPAYTS; encoded by the exons atgaggatgaagaaggtgctgactgcggaagagattgcgggaatctccttccgcaagcaagaTGTGAACGTACAGCTAGAGCAGGAGAAAGCTAGCGAAAACGTGGAGCAATCGCCGGCGGCATCTGGCAACAAACGCAAAGCAGCTGAGACCTCTGCGGctcagcagaagaagaagaagatgactcccaaacaaagggaggacatgcggaacgatAACTTTGTTCCAATCGAGCCACGCTCCGCAGAACTACTTCCCCCCATTACTG agcatgtggaggagacgcagccgtccaccccgcgggtcaacccagatctccaagctaccgccacatcaaaggataagacaatacacgtggattccgattctacaccaactcctccgcaaggtagcttccgcgttgccaacctcagccaactcacacagtcttccgcggaaaatgccgcagagca gcCCGCCGCTCTTCCAGCATATACCAGCTAG